Genomic window (bacterium):
TTGCCTGTTGAATTCCTGATAGGCCTCGATTTGGTCGAAAAGCTCCGCTTTTTCGGCTTCAAGTTTCAAGATTTTTGCTTCAAGCTCCGCGATTTTGCCGCTTTCACCGCCCTGCTCGATTCCGCTTGGCTCTCCTTCCGAAAATTCCCCCTGGGAAAGCGCGACCGAAACCCAAACCAAGCAGCATATCGTCATTCCGACTGATGCGGCCGCCAACTTTATCGTTGCAGACTTCATTTCAGCACCTTCAAAGAAAGCAATATTGTACCCTTTCGGCACAAGCCCCGTCGCTTGCCTTGGAAATCCGGTTGTCGCACGCGATGGATTTTGGATGTTCCTAGATGCCGCGCCGGTGAAATACGTACCATTCCCCCAAAAGAAGCACAAGCGCGCAGAATATCAGGAAGCCCCAGATTTCCCGGTTCGCGCGCGCCTTTTTGCCTCCTACAACCGTTGTTTCCCCAGCCCTGAACGCCTCGCGGAATTCAAGCTTGCTTTCCTCATCGTCCGCCAGGTTGACCGCTATCAACTCGGTCGCGCTTCCGACGGTCAGCCGCCAAATGCCAAGCTTGTTGAGCTCGACACCTCCTATTTCCCCTCCCTTGGGAACCAGCGAATATTCCCTTCCCGATGGATCCCTGAGCACGGCAATGCTTGCATCCTCGGGAACCTTGAATTTCCACGGCTTTCCGACCGACGCGTTGTACGGATCCGCGCCCTGCGCCGTTTTCGAAAGCCAGACGATGCTGTTGTGCAGGAAAATCGGAAACGACGGGCGAAACGGGAAATCGCTTTCGGAAGGATCGAAAAGCGTGGCGATGAACCGGGTGAAATCCGCTTCTCCCGCCACGACAAGCGGCCCGCCGCTTCCCTCCACGATCACGGAAGAGCCGGAACCCGTCCTTGCCGCGCGGGAGCTTGAGAACACAAGGTTCGCTGGATTGACAAATCGAAGGACCGGATGGTTCACGTCCCAATCCACGACTCGCGGACGCTCCACCTTTTCGCCCGGGACGATTCCAAAAACGGGCGCGCCGGGATTTAAAACAAGCGACGGGGAAGAAAAACCGTCCGGCGGCTGCACGCCGTTCCAGATAAACACCCCCCCTCCGGCCGCGCCCGATTCCACCCTGGAAACGTCGATATCCGCATCGATCGCGAGCGCGCTTTCGAGTATCACGTCCGGTTTCGAAACCAGCGTCACATCGATTCTCGTTTTGGGCGGCTGCACAATCGTGCATTCGTCGTCAGGCGGGAAATCATCGCCGCCGACGAGCGAGAGCTCAAGCGGCTCGTCCGCTTCCGGAATCGGCGCGATCGTAAGCTCGGTGCGCCCGCCCGCGGGCAACTGTACCGTCCTCTGGTCGATTACGTAGTCCCCAGATGTCAGCCTCAAAGTGCGCTCGACGGATTGCGGAAAGGTGGAAGATATCGCCGCAAACAGCTCGAAACCGTCTCCGCCGATTTCCTTTGACAGCGAAATGGCCGAGATGCCCGCATTGTAAACAGGCCGCCCGACCGGAAAATACTCCAGCGACACCTGCGGTGGAAGCTCGTACCCTCCGCCGTCGTCGAATCCGCCGTCCGAAACGACCGCGATCCTGACTCCCGACGAAAGCATCGGCCCCAGGATTTTGAGCGCGGCGGCCAGATCGGCGCGCCCACCCAACCTGTCTTTGAGTCCACCGACAGCCTTGTTCAAATCCGCCTTGTCGGGCGTGAATCCGGTGAGGGCTTCGGGCCGGTGGTTCATCGCGACGATCATCGCCTGGTCGCCGCGGGCGATTCCGCCTGCCAGCTCTCGCGCACGCTCCATCGCCCGGTCCAGCCTTGTTTTTCCGCCGTCTCTCGCCAGCATCGAGTAGCTCGTGTCCACGATAATCACGGTTTTGCGGCCGGCGGATACCTTTCCTTTGAAATACGGACGCGACAATCCCAGCACCAGCAATAGAAACAGCAGAAGCTGCAACAGCAGCAGCAGGTTTTTCTTCAGCCACTGGAACGGAACGTTCGCCTGGAATTCCTCCAGCGCCTGCGTCCATAAAAGCGTGGAGCTTACTTCAACCCGCCTGCGCTTGAGCCTTAGCAGGTACAAAGACAAAATCGCCGCGGAAAGCGTCAGCAGCCAAAGCGAAGCGGGATTTAGGAAAAGCCTGTCCACCGGAAAATTATACCTTTGGCTGCTATTCCGCTCCGATTGCCTCCAATTTGCGCTGGAGAATCCGGCCTTCTGCCCGGCCGCGCAGGATTAGCAAATCCGCGAGCTTCATCCGGCGGGCACGGCGGAATTATAGCCTCCCGCCGTGGCGGGATTTCAATAATATGGCGGGTGCGAGCGGGGGGAGGAAAGGAAAGGAGTTAATTCCGGGCGGCGAGCGTGAGTTGTGCCTCCTTTAGCGCGACTCACACAATGGGGCCGCCTTGCCCTACAAGGCGGCCCTTGCTTAATAACGTATTTAGCTTCCTTGGGCCGGGTCAACCCTGTACAGCAATCTAAGCCGTCGATTGCCATTCCCGGCATCACCTCCTGTTTCAGAAATCAAAACGTAAGAGTTGTTTGGTCCGAATGCGCAATAATCCGAAACTACACCGTTTGAATCCCAATCGGCGCTTTTTGGAGCGTATATGGTCTCGATATGAAACCAGTCCGATTCAAACGTGCATATGCGTACATTCCAGGATTTTGGTTCTGTGGTCTGGGACGGGGAGTTATCGTCCCTGTACATGAGGCTGGGCGTTTCATTGACGTTCATCGGATACAACATGACGCTTTGCACAGGGTAATCCGGATTTGTAAGATCATAGGTATTTGAACCGGTCGAGCCAACACTGAGAAGCTGCAATCCATACCCATCCATTATTCCATCCCAGGTCTGTATTGGCACCCAAGCTGTCTGATCGGGGCCAAATATCAATTTGAAATATCTAATGCTATCGAAGCCTTCAAATTGCCCTGAATCCCACCTTTCTCTCGTCCACTCCCCGGAGCCATTCGAAACGGCGATCCAAACTTGCATTTGGTCTCCATTTTGACTGTGTCCCAAATCAAGCGGTGCCCCAATGCCTCCATCGGGAAAAACGCTTAGGTCACCCAAACGAGCGTCCTGTTCCTTGGTGTCCCAGTTTGCGTCCAGAACCGTCCAATTGCCGTTGTCGTATGTAAGGAAATAGTACTTGTAATTGGCAGTTTCGCCATCCCCGGAATACTGATCAGCGGCAAGGATTGTGAAGTGCCCTGGGCCATATTCAATATGCCAGTTATATTTCGAACCTCTAGGTGTTGTAGGAGGTTCTGAATAACCTTCAAATACAAGTTTCAATTCCCATTGTCCCAAACCGTCCTTTCGGGCAGATAGAAGCCTGCTCACGCCCAGGCTTTTCGCCTCAATAAGTACTAGCGGTTTGCAGTTTTCATCCCAGAATACAGCCACCTTTTGAGCTCTGCCGTAGTCCTTGCCTTCGGCATACGACCATTGAGGATCGTTTTCCCCAATCACTTTTTCAAATTCCCATACTCCAAATCCATGCCGCCAAACGAGCCACGCCCCACGTTCAAGTGGCGGATAATTGTTGTTCCAAACAGGCCCGGCTCCAACCGTTTCGCCTGAAGATGGATCAAGGGAAAGTGACATAGGACCAAAAGGCGCGCCAGATCCTGTCCACGAATAAAACGCATCCCCCAACCATCCCGCCACGCCTAGCCTATTTCTTATACTGCTTTCCTCCGCCTTGTCGTCAACTACCGTCACCTTTGGATAGAAGTAGTTTTCATTACCCGTTCGGCACTTCCCGGTGACAATGCCGGGAGATGCGCCAATTGCTATATCCTCCACCAGCCCGGCACTTGATTCCGCTGGCGGTTCTGGATCAAGCGTGGAATAATCCTGTAGTCCGTCGCCGTCAAAATCGAACCTATGCTCGGCAATCGTTCCATCCGGATCGTTGCTAAGCGACGCGTCGAATGTCACATCGAATGGCGCTGCGCCGTAGTCAGGTGTTATTTTTAATCGGGCTATAGGCGACTGGTTGATTTCGCCTGTCGCCGGGTTTACCGACACTGCGGGTGAGGCAGGCCCATCCTGGTTGGTTGCTTCATCGTAAGAAGCAACATAGAAACTCACAATCCCGTCTGTGACCGAGCCGTCCTCGAACGCGTATCTGACCGGCAATGCGTTGCCGGGTACTGAGGAACGCGGAATTGTCACCGGCGAAGCCAGATCGTCAGGATTCGGGACGAGGGAGTACGAAACCTCTCCCGGCCCTTTGCGGTAAATCCGCCAGCCGTCGAGGCGCTCCATCCAGTGCAGCGCGATAGGCGTCACGTCCTGCATCCCCACTTCTCCATCCGCATTGCCGTCTATACGCGCTTTGCGCCAGTTCGCGGCTTCCGCGCCGTCAGGATCGCCAATCGGCCAGTAATCGTATCCCGCGGCTTCAATCGGTAGACGGTAAGTAACGGATGCAAGCCAATTGAGTGCAATAGGTGTAATGTCGGATATCCCTACTTCGCCGTTTTGGTCGTAATCGCCAAGCATCCGCTCCGTCCACGAAAGCGACACGCCTTCGGGCGGCAGCGGCCCCGCCGGGCCGTCGGGATCAATAATGGAGGCGGAAAGGTCGAACACCGCGTTGTCGTTTCCGGTGGGAGCGGATGCGGGCTTGCGCTCCGGGTCTATTCCCAGGCGGGCGAATTCGCTTTGGAGTGACGAGCGAAGCTCGTCTATCCTACCGGCTGCGGATGCCGATTCCGTTTCCGGCGATTTTCCCGCCGACGGAGAGCCTAGGCGGGATTTGCCGTGGCATGAAACGCACAACCCCATGAGCGCAACGAACAACAGCGCTCCGGCCGCAATGCTCCCAAATGCTTTTCCCGTTGCCATGCTTATCCTCTTTTAATGCCGTCACACCATTATAACGCCGCTGTCCGGCTAATGCAAAGAAAAACCACTCAAATATATATACCGCCGATCTCCAGATCGGCGTATCCCCGGATACAATCATGTTCCCCTACTTCATCCCGGCCGTCCAAACGTACGGATACTCCTCCCATCTTCTCGCCAGCTTCGCCTCAACCGGATTCATCAGAATGTATTGCCACGCCCTCGCAAGCGCTTTTTCGCTTACGATCACCCGGCTGAAGTAGTTGTCCAGCCACAGGCTGCCGGTCTGCCCCGCGGCGGCGTTGATTTTGCGCGCCGAATACTTCTTGATCGACGCGACGATTTTGCCGATGTCGTGGCGCCGGTTCGAATCGGGCAGAAAGCAAGGCTGCAGAAGCATGTGGAAATGGTCGGGCATTACAACCGCCGCATAAAGGGCGAACCGCTCCCCGCGGAAAAACTTTATCGAGTCGAGGGCGATCGCGCGCTCTAGCCCGGTGAGCTTCCGATCCTTGCCTGCGGATGACGTGATGAAGTATGCGCCTCCGTCGTTCTTGATTCTGGAAAGCCTTGGGAATTCGGTTTCGGGCACGGATTGATTATATGACCTATTTGGCTTAAGTCAGCACGCCGATCAGGAGATCGGCGGTATATATTTTGATTATATTTAACTCAGCACGCCGATCAGGAGATCGGCGGTATATATTTTGATTAGGTTTAAGTCAGCACGCCGATCTGGAAATCGGCGGTATAAGACCAAATGAAATCGCGGCTTGCCGCTTGCTCAGCGAATCTCCTTCAGCAGTTCTCTGACCGCGGCTTCAAGCTGCGGGTCCTGCCCGGCGCGGACGTCGTCGGGATTGTTCTCGACAAGGATATCCGGCTGCACCCCGCCGAATCCGCCGGTCCCGCTGACTTCCATGTTCTTCTTGTCGGAATAGAACCAGCCCTCCAGCGGAAGCCGGAATCCCGTGCCGTCCACAAGCATCCACTCGATCGTTCCGATGACGCTGCCGTTGGTTGGCACGCCTACCAGCTTGCCAAGCCCCAGCGACTTGAACGCCATCGGGAATATTTCCGCGTCTGAATACGAGGACCCGTTGATCAGCACGCACATCGGTTTCTTCCAGCTCATCGCCGGCTGGGAATAAAACTGCCCGCCCCTGACCTTCGCGAATCCGTAGGTCTTCCACATCAGGTAGGACAGCACCTGGTCGTGCGTGTATCCGCCGCCGTTGAACCTGACGTCGATCACGACCGCATCCTTGTCGTTGTTCAATCCGAACAGATCGGCCTTGAATTTGTCCAGGCTGGGCATGTCCATCCCCTGGATGTGCAAGTAACCGACCTTGCCGTCGGACAGTTTTTCCGCCATCTGCGCGCGTTGGTGCACCCATTCGAGATAAGAAAGCTGATACCAGCCGAACGATTCCATCGGAATCAGGTGCACGGTTCTCTCTTCGCCGTCCGCGCTTCTGACGAGCAAGTCCACCTG
Coding sequences:
- a CDS encoding VWA domain-containing protein, encoding MDRLFLNPASLWLLTLSAAILSLYLLRLKRRRVEVSSTLLWTQALEEFQANVPFQWLKKNLLLLLQLLLFLLLVLGLSRPYFKGKVSAGRKTVIIVDTSYSMLARDGGKTRLDRAMERARELAGGIARGDQAMIVAMNHRPEALTGFTPDKADLNKAVGGLKDRLGGRADLAAALKILGPMLSSGVRIAVVSDGGFDDGGGYELPPQVSLEYFPVGRPVYNAGISAISLSKEIGGDGFELFAAISSTFPQSVERTLRLTSGDYVIDQRTVQLPAGGRTELTIAPIPEADEPLELSLVGGDDFPPDDECTIVQPPKTRIDVTLVSKPDVILESALAIDADIDVSRVESGAAGGGVFIWNGVQPPDGFSSPSLVLNPGAPVFGIVPGEKVERPRVVDWDVNHPVLRFVNPANLVFSSSRAARTGSGSSVIVEGSGGPLVVAGEADFTRFIATLFDPSESDFPFRPSFPIFLHNSIVWLSKTAQGADPYNASVGKPWKFKVPEDASIAVLRDPSGREYSLVPKGGEIGGVELNKLGIWRLTVGSATELIAVNLADDEESKLEFREAFRAGETTVVGGKKARANREIWGFLIFCALVLLLGEWYVFHRRGI
- a CDS encoding transposase, with protein sequence MPETEFPRLSRIKNDGGAYFITSSAGKDRKLTGLERAIALDSIKFFRGERFALYAAVVMPDHFHMLLQPCFLPDSNRRHDIGKIVASIKKYSARKINAAAGQTGSLWLDNYFSRVIVSEKALARAWQYILMNPVEAKLARRWEEYPYVWTAGMK